The Paramisgurnus dabryanus chromosome 3, PD_genome_1.1, whole genome shotgun sequence genome includes a window with the following:
- the brd4 gene encoding bromodomain-containing protein 4 isoform X3: MGDGLDAVQMSGSSSSQGQALSQASGLANPPAPEIVDPTRPKRLTNQLQFLQKAVLKSLWKHHFAWPFHSPVDAVKLNLPDYYKIIKNPMDMGTIKRRLENNYYINAQECIQDFNTMFTNCYIYNKPGDDIVLMAEALEKVFLHKISEMPQQEIEIKTTGNKGRGRGRREQDVSLRIGATMESSPSPHTRGLSSLTPGQQPRPPPQGPPILPPQPAMQALPPRVPPSLPPHAPQLGPPYSLGPTDCNPPPTIMTAVPPLPSQTSLPPMHMQQSTGSILPSPIPMAPKQRKSQKRKADTTTPTANDQLSESSPAESKSGKTLPRRESARPPKLPKKEAPDSQHHWTLATGTHSPKQQEQLRYCLGLVKDMFSKKHAGYAWPFYKPVDVAALGLHDYHDIIKHPMDLSTIKDKLENRQYRDAQEFAADVRLMFSNCYKYNPPDHEVVAMARKLQDVFEMRFAKMPDEPEEMMANAPAPALHPAPVKTQPPTGPASSSDTSSDSSSESESSTDDSEEERAQRLAELQEQLKAVHEQLAALSQPQTSKPKKKEKEKKEKKKDKHKKKAALEDILEPPPALKAQGKPKNKTDALPKKPKKLSKKEGGKGNRSMAPLGTAPPTLQPVTGLDSEEDLGLAGGQAMAGMATAEKCKPMSYEEKRQLSLDINKLPGDKLGRVVHIIQSREPSLKNSNPDEIEIDFETLKPSTLRELERYVSSCLRKKKKPAVPEKSMDAMSSAKTKGSSSESGSSSESSTSESEDSEMGMASKMKKKGRGEGKRAHHQAMAPGMQVPHQPQTPVLQPTIQLKQQQQQHPSPATFMAPPVTALEPSQLLEAPFDPLSHFSQPLMHLSSHANDSSSPAPPHLNAHPPGGPVSPETHPFLNQHPILPSPALHNAMPQQPSRPSNRAAPLPPKPPQQSTPQQQQQPQQTLPQQLQQNQQPAAAPPQHHLPPHLLHPSQHRQRPLSPPTLTPQGLISSQPPQMLLEDDEETVPSMSLPMYLQHLQPNRLQQQQQQQQQTASLLQSLQSRQPSLLQSVQVQSQMGTQSSLPPPQLPVQTQPQQAASHQPSPQLSQHQARHVQHSQQLGFSQGPMQATQTQPSQHKVPMPPNKAQQIIQQQQQQAQQQTQHHSPRQHVKSDPYNSAHMRDNPSPLMMHSPQIPQYATFQQSPPQGKKESQRGPSALVGIKEEKLPPSSVMRSEPFSPAMRQDSHKHPETKPTMPGHSQQRADMKPLESSRPVIRSSEQSGPPPSMQDKDKFRQEPKTPVAPKKVQDVKLKNMGSWASLAQKSTSAPSSGLKSSSDSFEQFRRAAREKEEREKALKAQAEQAEKDRQRREQENKMRGRDDEESMESARRSQEEPRRRSEQQQVQPPQQQHQTQSQPQNPAQPPSAPQPSQAPPQSPASSQSALDQQRELARRREQERRRREAMAATIDMNFQSDLMAIFEENLF, encoded by the exons GACTATTATAAGATAATCAAAAATCCTATGGACATGGGAACAATCAAGAGGCGACTAGAGAACAATTACTACATAAATGCCCAAGAATGTATTCAAGACTTCAACACCATGTTTACTAACTGCTATATTTATAATAAG CCTGGGGATGACATAGTCTTAATGGCAGAAGCACTGGAGAAGGTGTTCCTTCACAAGATTTCGGAGATGCCCCAGCAAGAGATAGAAATCAAGACTACGGGAAACAAAGGTCGTGGCCGGGGCAGGAGGGAGCAAG ATGTAAGCCTGAGGATAGGGGCTACCATGGAGTCTTCGCCTTCCCCCCATACACGTGGCCTTTCCAGTCTCACACCTGGGCAACAACCCAGACCACCGCCACAAGGGCCGCCTATTTTACCTCCCCAGCCCGCCATGCAAGCCTTGCCCCCTCGGGTGCCTCCTTCGCTCCCTCCCCATGCGCCGCAATTAGGGCCACCTTATTCTTTGGGACCCACTGACTGCAACCCACCACCCACCATCATGACGGCTGTGCCTCCACTTCCCTCCCAGACCTCTTTGCCGCCCATGCACATGCAGCAGAGCACCGGTTCCATTCTACCAAGCCCAATCCCAATGGCTCCGAAA CAGAGAAAGAGTCAGAAAAGAAAAGCGGATACCACGACACCTACTGCGAACGACCAGCTGAGCGAGTCTTCACCTGCTGAGTCAAAGTCGGGAAAAACTCTGCCACGCCGGGAAAGTGCACGACCTCCAAAACTACCCAAAAAAGAGGCACCGGACTCCCAGCACCACTGGACGCTCGCCACTGGGACCCATAGCCCAAAGCAACAAGAGCAGTTACGCTACTGCTTGGGCCTCGTGAAGGACATGTTCTCTAAGAAGCATGCAGGATATGCTTGGCCTTTTTACAAGCCAGTGGATGTGGCCGctttagggctgcacgattaccATGACATCATCAAACATCCAATGGATCTCAGCACCATCAAG GATAAGTTGGAAAACAGGCAGTACAGAGATGCTCAAGAGTTTGCAGCAGATGTACGGTTAATGTTCTCCAATTGCTACAAATACAACCCTCCAGACCATGAAGTAGTGGCGATGGCACGCAAACTGCAG GATGTGTTTGAGATGCGTTTTGCTAAAATGCCTGACGAGCCAGAGGAAATGATGGCAAACGCTCCTGCGCCAGCGCTCCACCCGGCTCCGGTCAAAACCCAGCCGCCCACGGGCCCAGCCTCATCCTCGGACACCTCCAGCGACTCCTCGTCTGAATCTGAATCGTCCACTGATGACTCTGAGGAGGAGAGAGCTCAGAGGCTGGCCGAACTTCAGGAGCAG CTGAAAGCGGTTCATGAGCAGCTGGCTGCCTTGTCCCAGCCTCAGACCAGCAAACCAAAGAAGAAAGAAAAGGAAAAGAAAGAGAAGAAGAAAGACAAGCACAAAAAGAAAGCAGCACTGGAGGACATCCTGGAGCCACCTCCTGCCCTCAAGGCTCAGGGAAAGCCCAAGAACAAGACTGATGCTCTGCCCAAGAAGCCCAAAAAGCTTAG CAAAAAAGAGGGAGGTAAGGGTAACCGCTCCATGGCTCCCTTGGGCACGGCCCCACCCACCCTGCAGCCGGTGACAGGCCTTGACTCTGAGGAGGATCTGGGTCTGGCTGGAGGGCAAGCAATGGCAGGCATGGCCACTGCAGAGAAATGTAAGCCGATGTCATATGAAGAAAAGAGACAGCTGAGTCTGGACATAAACAAGCTGCCTGGAGATAAACTGGGGCGCGTGGTCCACATCATCCAATCCCGCGAGCCCTCGCTCAAAAACTCCAACCCGGACGAAATCGAGATTGACTTTGAGACGCTGAAGCCCTCCACGCTACGAGAGCTGGAGAGATACGTGTCGTCGTGTCTTCGCAAGAAGAAAAAGCCTGCAG TTCCAGAGAAGTCCATGGACGCAATGAGTTCGGCAAAGACGAAAGGCTCGTCATCAGAGTCGGGCAGCAGCAGTGAGTCCAGCACTTCAGAAAGTGAAGACTCTGAGATGG GGATGGCTTCCAAGATGAAGAAAAAAGGCAGAGGCGAAGGAAAGAGAGCTCATCACCAGGCAATGGCTCCAGGCATGCAGGTTCCTCATCAACCCCAGACGCCTGTGCTGCAGCCCACCATTCAGCTCAAgcagcagcagcaacaacatcCCTCTCCAGCCACTTTCATGGCTCCTCCTGTTACAGCGCTGGAACCTTCGCAACTGCTGGAAGCCCCTTTTGACCCCCTTTCCCACTTTAGTCAGCCCCTCATGCACCTTTCCTCTCATGCTAATGACTCGTCCTCCCCTGCACCACCCCACCTCAACGCTCACCCTCCAGGAGGCCCTGTGTCACCTGAGACGCACCCGTTCCTAAACCAGCACCCCATTCTTCCTTCCCCAG CCCTACACAACGCAATGCCCCAGCAGCCTTCACGGCCCAGTAATAGGGCAGCTCCGCTACCTCCTAAACCTCCGCAACAAAGCACGccccagcagcagcagcaaccCCAGCAGACGCTGCCACAGCAGCTCCAACAGAACCAACAGCCTGCTGCTGCTCCTCCCCAGCACCACCTTCCTCCTCACCTCCTACACCCTTCTCAGCACCGTCAGCGACCCCTCTCCCCTCCCACGCTCACTCCCCAAGGCCTGATCTCCTCTCAGCCTCCACAGATGCTCCTAGAGGACGACGAGGAGACCGTTCCCTCCATGTCCCTGCCGATGTACCTGCAACACCTTCAGCCGAACCGCCTgcagcagcagcaacaacaacaacaacaaacggCCTCGTTATTGCAGTCGCTGCAGAGCAGGCAGCCGTCGTTGCTGCAGTCAGTGCAGGTTCAGTCGCAGATGGGGACGCAAAGCTCCCTACCTCCACCGCAGCTCCCCGTTCAGACTCAGCCCCAACAGGCGGCATCGCATCAACCCTCCCCGCAGCTCTCGCAGCATCAGGCGAGACACGTGCAGCACTCGCAGCAGCTGGGATTTTCTCAAGGCCCAATGCAGGCCACACAAACTCAACCCAGTCAACACAAAGTCCCAATGCCTCCCAACAAAGCACAGCAGATCATCCAGCAGCAGCAACAACAGGCGCAGCAGCAGACGCAGCATCACTCTCCACGTCAACACGTCAAGTCTGACCCGTATAACTCGG CACACATGCGTGATAACCCCTCCCCACTCATGATGCATTCCCCTCAAATCCCTCAGTATGCCACTTTCCAGCAGTCCCCCCCTCAGGGCAAAAAG GAATCACAGCGAGGTCCTTCAGCTCTTGTCGGTATTAAAGAGGAAAAGCTGCCCCCGTCGTCTGTGATGCGCAGTGAGCCATTTAGTCCAGCCATGAGACAAGACTCTCATAAACACCCTGAGACCAAACCGACAATGCCGGGCCACAGCCAACAGA GAGCCGATATGAAACCACTTGAAAGTTCCCGACCTGTCATACGCTCATCTGAACAGAGCGGCCCACCACCTTCAATGCAGGACAAAGACAAATTCAGACAGGAACCCAAGACACCCGTGGCCCCTAAAAAGGTACAG GATGTGAAACTAAAGAATATGGGTTCCTGGGCGAGCCTGGCACAGAAATCCACCTCCGCACCCTCGTCCGGACTAAAGTCGTCCAGTGACAGCTTCGAGCAGTTCAGGCGCGCGGCCCGGGAAAAGGAAGAGCGAGAGAAAGCCCTGAAGGCCCAGGCCGAGCAAGCTGAGAAAGACAGGCAGCGCAGAGAACAAGAGAACAAGATGCG GGGGCGAGATGATGAGGAGTCCATGGAATCTGCGAGAAGATCCCAGGAGGAGCCCCGAAGGCGGTCGGAGCAACAACAGGTTCAGCCTCCTCAGCAGCAGCACCAAACGCAGTCTCAACCCCAGAACCCGGCCCAGCCGCCCTCGGCCCCACAACCTTCCCAAGCGCCGCCACAGTCCCCTGCCTCTTCCCAGAGTGCACTTGACCAGCAGAGGGAGCTCGCACGTCGCCGGGAGCAGGAGAGGAGGAGGAGAGAGGCG ATGGCAGCTACTATCGACATGAATTTCCAAAGTGATTTGATGGCTATCTTTGAGGAGAACTTGTTCTGA